In one Deltaproteobacteria bacterium genomic region, the following are encoded:
- a CDS encoding Gfo/Idh/MocA family oxidoreductase: MAKIGIVGLGYWGPNLLRNFYGQPLCSKLWACDSDPKRIAHMQTRFPGVTFVTSYDELLQSDIDGVAIATPVNTHYPLAKQALNANKHVFIEKPLAASVEKARDLVSHAATNKLTIMVGHTFEYSPPVIKIKELIERGELGRIFFISSMRVNLGLHQRDVSVIWDLAPHDLSMLFSWLKEKPKTVSATGAAFVQQGIFDVAFISAVFPSGCIAHLEVSWLAPSKLRRTAIVGDKKMLVYDDTETVEKVKIFDRGVNFKSPESFGEFHLSYRTGDIWSPKLDQTEPLALETLDFLLAIDKGKIPRADGHAGLRVVEALAAAQKSLEQGGVPIALDL; the protein is encoded by the coding sequence GTGGCAAAAATCGGAATAGTTGGGTTGGGATATTGGGGTCCGAATTTGCTGCGTAACTTTTATGGGCAACCACTATGCTCAAAACTTTGGGCATGTGATAGTGATCCAAAACGAATAGCTCACATGCAGACTCGTTTTCCAGGAGTCACGTTTGTTACAAGCTATGATGAGTTGTTGCAAAGTGATATCGATGGTGTTGCTATAGCAACGCCTGTTAACACTCATTATCCTTTAGCTAAACAAGCCTTAAATGCTAACAAACATGTATTTATCGAGAAACCTTTAGCCGCTTCAGTAGAAAAGGCTAGGGATCTTGTTAGTCATGCTGCAACTAATAAACTGACGATTATGGTAGGTCATACGTTCGAGTATTCACCTCCGGTAATAAAAATAAAAGAATTAATTGAACGAGGTGAATTAGGACGTATTTTTTTCATTTCTAGCATGCGAGTTAATTTAGGCCTGCATCAACGTGACGTTTCGGTAATTTGGGATTTAGCGCCACATGATTTATCAATGCTATTTTCTTGGTTAAAAGAAAAACCTAAAACCGTTTCTGCAACCGGTGCAGCATTTGTACAGCAAGGAATATTCGATGTGGCATTTATATCAGCAGTATTCCCCTCTGGTTGTATTGCTCACCTTGAAGTCAGCTGGTTAGCTCCATCAAAGCTTCGTCGTACTGCTATTGTGGGTGATAAAAAAATGTTGGTCTATGATGACACTGAAACTGTCGAAAAAGTTAAAATTTTTGACCGCGGGGTTAATTTTAAATCGCCAGAAAGTTTTGGTGAGTTTCATTTATCTTACCGAACGGGTGATATTTGGAGCCCGAAATTAGATCAAACTGAACCTTTAGCCTTAGAAACTTTAGATTTTTTATTGGCTATTGATAAGGGCAAAATACCTCGTGCCGATGGTCATGCTGGTCTTAGAGTGGTTGAAGCTTTAGCTGCGGCTCAAAAAAGTCTCGAGCAGGGAGGGGTGCCTATTGCCCTTGATTTATAA
- a CDS encoding DegT/DnrJ/EryC1/StrS family aminotransferase: MDNTIIPFLDLSRHHRPLESELSDVFLQHLRTGTFIGGGAVSDFEKAFAEFCKVRNCVGVANGTDALMLALRVLGIGTNDVVLLPAHSFIATAEAVSMLGAIPRFVDIDPETYNISAADLTQTDTTGVKAIVPVHLYGQPADMEKIIVFAKRYKLAVVEDCAQSHGATINQRPIGSFGDLAGFSFYPGKNLGAFGDAGAVVGNDDKLLQQIRCIANHGRGSHTDHIVAGVNSRLDAIQAAILTVKLKKLSLNNTKRAKVASWYNERFAGIDAIVTPKVQHNFTHVYHLYVVLVPERDRLREHLNTLGIQTGIHYAAPMHVQPAYKYLGYGPGSFPTAEHVTANCVSLPMFAELTEKEVDQITKAVIAFIKAGA, encoded by the coding sequence ATGGACAACACTATAATACCATTTCTCGATTTATCACGACATCATCGACCGCTAGAGTCAGAGCTAAGTGATGTATTTTTACAACATTTACGCACAGGGACGTTTATTGGTGGTGGGGCGGTTAGTGATTTCGAGAAGGCTTTTGCAGAATTTTGTAAAGTTAGAAATTGTGTTGGTGTAGCTAATGGTACTGATGCCCTAATGTTGGCTTTGCGTGTTTTAGGTATTGGTACCAACGATGTTGTATTATTACCAGCTCATAGTTTTATTGCTACTGCTGAAGCTGTATCAATGTTAGGCGCAATTCCACGTTTTGTTGATATCGACCCAGAAACATACAACATTTCTGCTGCTGATCTTACGCAAACAGACACAACTGGGGTAAAAGCAATTGTTCCAGTGCACTTATATGGTCAGCCTGCTGATATGGAGAAAATTATTGTTTTTGCTAAGAGGTATAAATTAGCAGTAGTTGAAGATTGCGCTCAATCTCATGGGGCCACAATAAACCAACGACCTATTGGGAGTTTTGGTGATCTCGCCGGTTTTTCTTTTTATCCAGGCAAAAATTTAGGGGCCTTTGGTGATGCTGGTGCTGTTGTTGGTAACGATGATAAATTATTACAACAAATTCGTTGTATCGCTAATCATGGTAGGGGTTCTCATACTGACCATATAGTGGCAGGAGTAAATAGTCGTCTTGATGCAATTCAAGCAGCCATTCTAACAGTAAAGTTAAAAAAATTATCTTTAAATAATACTAAGCGCGCCAAAGTAGCGTCGTGGTATAACGAACGCTTCGCGGGCATTGATGCAATTGTCACTCCCAAAGTTCAGCACAACTTCACTCACGTTTATCATTTATATGTCGTTTTAGTTCCTGAACGAGATCGCTTACGTGAACACTTAAATACATTAGGAATTCAAACTGGTATTCATTATGCGGCACCCATGCATGTTCAGCCGGCTTATAAATATCTTGGTTATGGGCCAGGCTCTTTTCCAACTGCTGAACATGTAACAGCAAATTGTGTAAGTCTACCTATGTTTGCTGAACTAACTGAGAAGGAAGTTGATCAAATCACCAAAGCAGTAATCGCCTTTATTAAAGCAGGAGCATAA
- a CDS encoding undecaprenyl-phosphate glucose phosphotransferase: MLRRNHRFFQSIQVLRDVILVGVSFYLAFNIRFSFPVHFPYESISDPKETAAIFIMLIAVWPAMGWANGLYISRRSQSIASELFDVVRVTALAFLVLVTITYFVRDVRYSRATLILWAIFSVCFVSTARMGFRWLLQKLRSRGYNLRHVVIVGGGALAQRVLETIREHDTLGLRVIGIAVSNNEENLVGKLIFGTKVIGTIDTISSLLEQHNIDQVIVALPVDKLGALKGIMAVLSQETVDVRLVPDFYQYMTLCGSIEELNGMPIINLQSTPLAGWNLLTKRGFDIFTSSVALLFSLPAIAISAALIKFTSHGPVFFKQLRVGMDGRIFTMFKLRTMSLDAENNGARMTEPGDPRCTTLGAFLRRFSIDELPQLFNVLRGDMSLVGPRPEQPAFIDEFKRQVPRYALRHKIKAGMTGWAQINGMRGQTCMKKRIELDLYYIENWSILLDLKILLRTIFGGFLSPNAY, encoded by the coding sequence ATGTTACGGAGGAATCATCGCTTTTTTCAATCGATTCAGGTGCTCCGCGATGTAATACTCGTAGGAGTTTCTTTTTATTTAGCTTTTAACATTCGTTTTTCTTTTCCGGTTCATTTTCCTTACGAAAGTATCTCCGACCCTAAAGAAACAGCGGCTATTTTTATTATGCTGATTGCAGTATGGCCTGCTATGGGTTGGGCAAATGGGCTGTATATTAGTCGTCGTTCACAAAGTATTGCATCAGAATTATTCGATGTTGTGCGAGTTACTGCTCTAGCATTTTTAGTACTTGTAACCATTACTTATTTTGTTCGCGATGTTCGTTATTCACGCGCCACACTTATACTATGGGCAATATTTTCGGTATGTTTCGTTTCGACAGCGCGTATGGGCTTTCGCTGGTTATTACAAAAATTACGTTCTCGGGGATATAACTTACGTCATGTTGTAATTGTTGGCGGCGGTGCTTTAGCGCAACGTGTTTTAGAAACTATTCGCGAACATGATACATTAGGTCTAAGAGTTATTGGCATAGCTGTCAGTAATAATGAAGAAAATCTGGTCGGCAAGCTTATTTTTGGTACCAAAGTAATTGGTACCATAGATACTATTTCTTCTTTACTCGAACAGCATAATATTGATCAGGTTATTGTTGCCTTACCAGTTGATAAACTTGGTGCGCTTAAAGGTATCATGGCGGTACTTTCTCAAGAGACCGTTGATGTGCGCTTAGTACCTGATTTTTATCAATATATGACTCTCTGTGGCAGCATCGAAGAATTAAATGGCATGCCTATTATTAATCTGCAATCAACCCCTTTGGCAGGTTGGAATTTATTAACCAAACGTGGTTTTGATATTTTTACTTCAAGTGTAGCCTTATTATTTTCGTTGCCGGCTATCGCTATTTCTGCCGCTTTAATTAAGTTTACCAGTCATGGACCAGTATTTTTTAAGCAGTTACGAGTTGGTATGGATGGCCGTATCTTCACTATGTTCAAGCTCCGTACCATGAGCCTTGATGCAGAAAACAATGGCGCACGTATGACTGAACCAGGAGATCCTCGTTGCACTACTTTAGGCGCATTTTTGAGACGTTTTTCGATTGATGAGCTGCCACAACTTTTTAATGTATTGCGTGGTGATATGAGCTTAGTAGGGCCACGTCCAGAGCAACCAGCATTTATTGATGAGTTTAAACGCCAAGTACCTCGCTATGCTCTAAGACATAAAATAAAAGCAGGTATGACTGGTTGGGCACAAATCAATGGTATGCGTGGACAAACTTGTATGAAGAAACGTATAGAACTTGATCTTTATTATATTGAAAACTGGTCAATACTATTAGATCTAAAGATCTTACTGCGTACCATATTCGGTGGTTTCTTATCACCAAACGCCTATTAG
- a CDS encoding glycosyltransferase, with amino-acid sequence MMRILNVIASGAIGGGSTHLLKLLPVLARQGVNIRVLVGSDGPLTELLRNHGIETEYVNLMRSRIDPWAPFNLARQIKKNNTDIVHYHGTRAAFFGALARPLMPKIPSIYTVHGLSYSQRHKGIKRKLALLAERICCANVDEIISVSKHDRDDLVRRGFILNNHATTIANPVEVKSFTADSRQKIRAKIGIAPDEFVVVTVARLVEQKGLDILIRAISKCNSLMKCIIIGDGPLRSKLIEQATAENINIIFMGERNDVDKLWPAFDLFVLSSRWEGEPIALLEAMAAGIPCICTATAGAKSALGDQSQIVPIDDYISLAAYIDKVACLTFALRKLMGNKLQERIKNRSPEKIAAKMLEIYKKVKN; translated from the coding sequence ATGATGCGAATTCTGAATGTTATCGCTTCAGGTGCTATTGGCGGTGGTTCTACACATTTATTAAAACTTTTGCCTGTATTAGCACGCCAAGGGGTAAATATAAGAGTCTTAGTCGGTTCTGATGGACCTCTAACTGAATTACTACGAAATCATGGTATTGAAACTGAATATGTTAATTTAATGCGTAGCCGTATTGACCCTTGGGCCCCTTTTAATTTGGCGAGGCAAATTAAGAAAAATAATACGGATATTGTTCATTACCATGGGACAAGAGCAGCTTTTTTTGGTGCGTTAGCTCGTCCGCTAATGCCAAAAATACCATCGATATATACAGTACATGGTCTTTCGTATAGCCAACGACATAAGGGAATAAAAAGAAAATTAGCACTACTAGCCGAGCGTATTTGTTGTGCTAATGTTGATGAGATTATTTCTGTTTCAAAACATGATCGCGATGATTTAGTCAGGCGTGGTTTTATCTTAAATAATCACGCTACTACTATTGCAAACCCAGTAGAAGTAAAAAGCTTTACGGCAGATTCTCGTCAAAAAATTAGAGCTAAAATTGGAATTGCACCAGATGAATTTGTTGTAGTAACCGTGGCACGATTAGTCGAACAAAAAGGATTAGATATTCTTATTAGAGCTATATCGAAATGCAATAGCTTAATGAAATGTATTATTATTGGAGATGGTCCACTACGCTCTAAACTTATAGAACAAGCAACAGCCGAAAATATAAATATTATATTTATGGGTGAAAGAAATGATGTAGATAAGCTATGGCCTGCTTTTGACTTATTTGTTCTTAGCTCGCGTTGGGAAGGGGAGCCAATAGCACTATTGGAAGCAATGGCAGCAGGTATTCCTTGTATCTGCACAGCCACCGCAGGAGCAAAATCAGCACTTGGAGATCAAAGTCAAATAGTACCAATTGATGATTACATTTCTTTAGCGGCATATATTGATAAAGTAGCATGTCTTACTTTCGCGCTTCGCAAATTAATGGGAAATAAGCTGCAAGAACGTATAAAAAATCGTAGCCCAGAAAAAATTGCCGCAAAAATGCTTGAAATTTATAAAAAAGTTAAAAACTAG
- a CDS encoding glycosyltransferase family 2 protein, which produces MKLSVIIVSYNVCDQLVRCLSALGDENEIIIVDNASSDNSVDTIRSRFPFVRLIAWPKNRGFSAAVNCGVREASGDLILLLNPDTILQTEQLKKMPEAFIKDEDAVAIGFRQIDDDGNYQLTIGPPPSLLLEIMRCLVQRRLDAGKHRIGRFIDNMLNHPRIVPWVAASVLLVKRQAFEQINGFDEGFFLYFEDIDFCLRLRANGGKVYYDPTITVIHTRGASAKSTKKLAKKAYRESQIYYWRKYKGALFYYLIKAYQRVFRLV; this is translated from the coding sequence ATGAAACTGTCGGTAATAATAGTTAGCTATAACGTTTGCGATCAACTTGTGCGATGTTTATCTGCACTTGGTGATGAAAATGAAATAATAATTGTCGATAACGCTTCGTCTGATAACTCTGTAGACACGATACGATCGCGATTTCCTTTTGTACGTCTTATTGCTTGGCCAAAAAATCGTGGTTTTTCAGCGGCGGTAAATTGTGGGGTAAGAGAAGCAAGTGGAGATCTAATATTATTACTTAACCCCGACACAATATTACAAACCGAGCAATTAAAAAAAATGCCTGAAGCATTCATTAAAGATGAGGATGCTGTTGCTATTGGCTTTCGTCAAATCGATGATGACGGAAATTATCAATTAACCATTGGGCCTCCGCCAAGTTTGCTTTTAGAAATAATGCGTTGTTTAGTGCAAAGACGTCTTGATGCAGGCAAACATCGTATAGGCAGATTTATTGATAATATGCTAAACCATCCAAGAATTGTTCCGTGGGTAGCTGCCTCAGTTTTATTAGTGAAACGTCAAGCTTTTGAACAAATAAATGGATTTGATGAAGGCTTTTTCCTTTATTTTGAAGATATAGATTTCTGTCTGCGTCTTCGAGCAAATGGTGGGAAAGTGTATTATGATCCAACTATTACAGTCATTCATACAAGAGGTGCTAGCGCAAAAAGCACTAAAAAATTAGCGAAGAAAGCTTATAGAGAAAGTCAAATCTATTACTGGCGCAAATATAAAGGGGCTCTTTTTTATTATCTTATTAAAGCATACCAACGTGTTTTTCGTCTTGTATGA
- a CDS encoding DNA-binding protein: protein MSRREMMREQRRRERAGNIAEIVQYDRPQRRSECVNGPRPCLFVACKHHLYLDVNPETGSIKVNFPDKEPWELDDTCALDIAERGGVTLEEVGELLNLTRERVRQVEVEGLQKLRNVSAEHELDAFIGWDPHQGDFDP, encoded by the coding sequence ATGTCGCGCCGAGAAATGATGCGGGAGCAGCGACGACGTGAGCGTGCAGGCAATATTGCGGAGATCGTTCAATACGATCGTCCGCAACGCCGATCAGAATGCGTTAATGGTCCAAGACCTTGCTTATTTGTTGCGTGCAAACACCACCTTTATCTTGATGTTAACCCTGAAACAGGTTCGATAAAGGTAAATTTTCCTGATAAAGAACCTTGGGAACTTGATGACACCTGCGCTCTCGATATTGCTGAGAGAGGCGGTGTCACTCTAGAAGAGGTTGGTGAATTATTAAATTTAACTCGTGAACGAGTGCGGCAAGTAGAAGTTGAAGGTTTGCAAAAACTTCGCAATGTTTCTGCTGAGCATGAACTCGATGCCTTTATAGGGTGGGATCCTCATCAAGGCGATTTTGATCCTTAA
- a CDS encoding MerR family transcriptional regulator: MASLNLNEIRRIEKQFTSGIKSGKVVEVFQAKGYRFSEATLRKYVQLGLLPKSRRVGVRGRHKGSSGLYPVSIVRLINEIKKALDSGATLEDIRFGYVALAGELDASRRTCTETLEHFQNAIKKCDDSKLRQALDKALNAQRRSLKSSFSELEKLAVRIGRGRK; this comes from the coding sequence ATGGCTAGCTTAAACTTAAACGAAATCCGTCGTATTGAAAAACAATTCACCTCAGGCATCAAATCTGGAAAAGTAGTCGAGGTCTTTCAGGCCAAGGGCTACCGCTTCAGTGAGGCAACATTGCGCAAATATGTGCAATTGGGTTTGTTGCCAAAATCTCGAAGGGTAGGGGTGCGTGGCCGCCACAAGGGATCAAGTGGTCTCTATCCGGTGAGCATAGTAAGGCTCATCAATGAGATCAAAAAAGCCCTTGATAGCGGTGCCACTCTTGAAGACATTCGTTTCGGCTACGTCGCCTTAGCTGGCGAATTAGATGCCTCGCGTCGTACTTGCACAGAAACATTAGAGCATTTTCAAAATGCCATTAAAAAATGTGATGATAGCAAGTTGCGCCAAGCACTTGACAAAGCGCTTAACGCACAACGACGCTCTTTAAAATCAAGTTTTAGCGAACTTGAGAAACTTGCCGTGCGAATCGGGCGGGGTCGCAAATAA
- the malQ gene encoding 4-alpha-glucanotransferase: protein MAANFHRQMPRAAGILLHPSSLPGDYGNGDLGQGAYAFIDWLVTAKASLWQILPLVPTDDNGSPYSSWSALAGNPDLIDIAGLVKLGLLEPAEIAAFDLPTAANTNCNDIRRARQPLLDKAVARFLADQKSDFYKNFCDFVNHSAWVQDTALFCALKQIYQSAWWDWPEDLRDRQTEALAKARQELSNSIDAAMALQFLFEHQWQSLRRYANERGIKIVGDIPIYVAADSADVWANRELFELNKEGTPIRVAGVPPDAFSDTGQRWGNPLYRWDKMATDGYSWWRMRVARSLELTDWVRIDHFRGLAAYWAIPESSPDARQGDWLIGPGEALFVALREVAPDLPIIAEDLGEIDDSVRSFLKSLGLPGMLVLHFAFGSDAKNLYLPHNHTTNSVVYTGTHDNDTTLGFWQSTSEHSRDHIRHYFGVDGHDIVWDLIRAALASVARFAVIPMQDVLQLGHEARMNTPGVISGNWQWRMDSQALQPYIAERFALLVELYNRIS, encoded by the coding sequence ATGGCGGCTAATTTTCACAGACAAATGCCTCGTGCAGCAGGCATTTTACTGCATCCTAGCTCTCTCCCAGGTGATTATGGAAATGGAGATCTTGGGCAAGGCGCATATGCCTTTATTGACTGGCTTGTTACAGCAAAAGCCTCTTTATGGCAAATTCTGCCATTAGTACCAACAGATGACAACGGTTCGCCCTATTCTAGCTGGTCGGCATTGGCCGGAAACCCCGATCTTATTGATATTGCTGGGTTAGTTAAGCTAGGTTTATTAGAACCAGCAGAGATTGCCGCTTTTGATTTACCAACTGCCGCAAATACTAATTGCAACGATATCAGACGTGCACGTCAACCGCTGCTTGATAAGGCTGTAGCAAGGTTTCTTGCAGACCAAAAATCTGATTTTTATAAGAATTTTTGTGATTTTGTTAATCATTCTGCATGGGTACAAGACACGGCGCTTTTTTGTGCCTTAAAGCAAATTTATCAAAGCGCATGGTGGGATTGGCCTGAAGATTTGCGCGATCGTCAAACAGAAGCTTTGGCAAAAGCACGCCAAGAATTATCTAATTCCATTGATGCTGCCATGGCACTACAATTTCTATTTGAACACCAATGGCAATCTCTACGTCGTTATGCAAACGAACGTGGAATTAAGATCGTTGGTGACATTCCAATTTATGTTGCTGCAGACAGCGCCGATGTTTGGGCAAATCGTGAACTTTTTGAGCTAAATAAAGAAGGCACACCCATAAGAGTTGCAGGTGTACCTCCAGATGCTTTTAGCGATACAGGTCAACGCTGGGGAAATCCGTTATATCGTTGGGATAAAATGGCTACTGATGGCTACTCTTGGTGGCGTATGAGAGTGGCAAGATCATTAGAACTTACAGATTGGGTCCGTATTGATCATTTTCGTGGTTTAGCAGCGTATTGGGCAATACCAGAATCATCTCCTGATGCTCGTCAAGGTGATTGGCTAATAGGGCCTGGCGAAGCATTATTTGTTGCTTTACGCGAGGTTGCCCCTGATTTGCCAATTATTGCAGAGGATCTTGGAGAAATAGACGACAGTGTTCGATCATTTTTAAAAAGTCTTGGACTACCAGGAATGTTAGTGCTGCATTTTGCCTTTGGCTCAGATGCAAAAAATCTCTATCTTCCTCATAATCATACAACAAACTCGGTTGTTTATACTGGCACTCACGATAATGACACGACGCTTGGCTTTTGGCAGTCAACATCTGAACATTCTCGTGATCATATTCGGCATTATTTTGGTGTAGATGGACATGATATCGTTTGGGATTTAATTCGTGCGGCCCTTGCCTCAGTTGCACGTTTTGCCGTTATCCCAATGCAAGATGTACTACAGCTTGGTCATGAAGCTCGTATGAATACTCCAGGTGTAATTTCTGGAAATTGGCAATGGAGAATGGATAGCCAAGCATTACAGCCTTACATTGCTGAACGTTTCGCATTATTAGTTGAACTTTATAATCGAATTTCTTAA
- a CDS encoding RluA family pseudouridine synthase, protein MFIWPPFELVVSNNEVGQRLDIFLTNKLSGFSRERVRMLLRQHRVYVDGKIKNSSMRLNVNMKIIIKGIPPANAPLPIANHEIPLSLIYEDKHILAVNKEAGMASLPLSPDETDTLANALIARYPELCGIGHSILEAGLLHRLDNNTSGVLLVARSSEVFAKLQQQFSNNTVLKKYLALVDGHPQQTGVIKFPIKHDITDRRRMIADIAATQNCDLDNINNAITHFKVIEYKQRHTLIEVSLHQGVRHQIRVHLAAIGHPLAGDLLYGGSNSKQNRHFLHASEIHLQHPITSIALHLKSALPVSLENWLKKI, encoded by the coding sequence ATGTTTATTTGGCCTCCATTTGAGCTAGTCGTTTCTAATAATGAAGTAGGTCAACGGCTCGATATTTTTTTAACAAATAAACTTAGTGGCTTTTCACGAGAGCGTGTACGTATGCTTCTTCGGCAACATCGTGTTTATGTTGATGGCAAGATAAAGAATTCAAGTATGCGCTTGAATGTAAATATGAAAATAATAATAAAGGGAATACCCCCGGCAAATGCACCTTTACCAATAGCCAACCATGAAATACCTCTTTCTCTAATCTACGAAGATAAACATATATTAGCAGTCAATAAAGAAGCTGGTATGGCTTCATTGCCATTAAGTCCTGATGAGACTGATACCTTGGCTAACGCTTTAATCGCTCGTTACCCTGAACTTTGTGGCATCGGGCATTCAATTCTTGAAGCAGGATTGCTGCATCGACTTGATAATAATACTTCGGGAGTATTACTCGTCGCTCGTAGTTCAGAAGTATTCGCAAAATTGCAGCAACAATTTAGTAATAATACAGTATTAAAAAAATATCTTGCTCTAGTTGATGGCCACCCTCAACAAACGGGGGTAATAAAATTTCCTATCAAACATGATATTACTGATCGACGACGAATGATTGCAGATATAGCAGCAACTCAAAATTGTGATTTAGACAATATCAATAATGCTATTACTCATTTTAAAGTGATTGAATATAAACAACGACATACATTAATTGAGGTTTCTTTACATCAAGGAGTTCGTCATCAAATACGAGTGCACTTAGCTGCTATTGGCCATCCGCTTGCAGGTGATCTCCTTTATGGTGGTTCTAATAGTAAGCAAAACAGACATTTTTTACATGCTAGTGAAATACACTTGCAACATCCGATTACAAGTATTGCATTACATCTTAAGAGTGCTTTGCCTGTTTCATTGGAAAATTGGCTAAAAAAGATATAA